A part of Chloroflexota bacterium genomic DNA contains:
- a CDS encoding DUF1887 family protein has translation MLLISFLGEQPLPTLLPLWNDPRFTATCVVPTEKTEDLGKIVTTFIQSDPDLSCVQVLPYFKVSAYDLDKAKQTLVKQIGLLQNSCDEPVCINLTGGTKIMTMAGMMAAYEMGYQMLYVATENNEILHLTPGVPDPEVVPLDVKITIDQYFSAYGIESSLDQSFTNPDEHTYHPPKIGDELEEVVYRHAVDSGYFNDVKKGLFIRKAMGFEQPLLHELDVVVIKNGRLAVCSCKSGKYNPKFLAELEALTAREKFGIYCGKVFASGEDSLTDYRKKEFRQNKVKLIYGDRLPYVADYLLLSMER, from the coding sequence ATGTTGCTAATATCATTTCTTGGAGAACAACCTCTTCCCACCTTGCTGCCACTCTGGAATGATCCCAGGTTCACGGCTACCTGTGTGGTGCCAACTGAGAAGACGGAAGACCTGGGTAAGATCGTGACCACATTCATCCAAAGCGACCCCGATCTATCCTGTGTTCAGGTGCTGCCTTACTTCAAAGTATCTGCGTATGATCTAGATAAGGCCAAGCAGACCCTTGTGAAACAGATTGGGCTGCTCCAAAATTCCTGCGACGAGCCTGTTTGCATCAACCTGACTGGCGGCACAAAGATCATGACCATGGCGGGGATGATGGCTGCTTATGAAATGGGTTACCAAATGCTCTATGTGGCGACAGAGAATAATGAGATCCTCCATCTCACGCCCGGTGTCCCCGATCCCGAAGTTGTTCCTTTAGATGTCAAAATAACCATTGATCAATATTTCTCTGCCTACGGAATCGAATCCAGCCTTGACCAAAGCTTTACCAATCCTGATGAGCACACCTACCATCCTCCCAAAATTGGAGATGAATTAGAAGAAGTTGTTTACCGACATGCCGTTGATTCAGGATATTTTAACGACGTGAAGAAAGGCCTCTTTATTAGAAAAGCGATGGGCTTTGAACAGCCATTGCTTCATGAGTTGGATGTGGTTGTCATCAAGAATGGCCGGCTGGCTGTATGTTCCTGCAAATCCGGAAAATATAACCCAAAATTCCTGGCTGAGCTGGAAGCACTCACCGCCAGAGAGAAATTCGGGATCTACTGTGGTAAGGTTTTTGCCAGCGGGGAAGATTCCTTGACTGATTATCGAAAAAAAGAATTCAGACAAAATAAGGTAAAGTTGATCTATGGCGACCGGCTCCCTTATGTTGCGGATTACCTTCTGCTTTCTATGGAGCGCTAG